In a single window of the Clarias gariepinus isolate MV-2021 ecotype Netherlands chromosome 16, CGAR_prim_01v2, whole genome shotgun sequence genome:
- the dctn5 gene encoding dynactin subunit 5 — MELSEILYNKAEYIETASGNKVSRQSVLCGSQNIVLNGKTIVMNDCIIRGDLANVRVGRHCVIKSRSVIRPPFKKFSKGVAFFPLHIGDHVFIEEDCVVNAAQIGSYVHIGKNCVIGRRCVLKDCCKILDNTVLPPETVVPPFTVFSGCPGLFTGELPECTQELMIDVTKSYYQKFLPLSQI; from the exons ATGGAGCTGAGTGAGATTTTATACAATAAGGCTGAGTATATCGAGACC GCGTCGGGCAATAAAGTGAGCAGGCAGTCAGTTCTGTGTGGAAGCCAGAACATCGTATTGAATGGAAAA ACCATAGTGATGAACGACTGCATCATCAGAGGAGATCTGGCAAACGTCAGGGTTGGCAGGCACTGCGTCATCAAGAGCAGGAGTGTGATCCGGCCACCATTTAAAAAGTTTAGCAAAGG AGTGGCGTTCTTTCCCTTGCACATCGGAGATCACGTGTTCATAGAGGAGGACTGTGTTGTGAATGCAGCTCAGATCGGCTCATACGTTCACATCGGGAAAAACTGCGTCATT GGTCGACGGTGCGTGTTAAAAGACTGCTGTAAAATTCTGGATAACACGGTCCTGCCTCCTGAGACAGTCGTTCCTCCTTTTACAGTGTTCTCAGGATGTCCAG gtttatttacCGGAGAGCTGCCAGAGTGCACACAGGAGCTGATGATCGATGTGACTAAGAGCTATTATCAGAAATTCCTGCCACTAAGCCAAATCTAA
- the rpusd1 gene encoding RNA pseudouridylate synthase domain-containing protein 1 yields the protein MEPASVENLCVLYHSADYLVLNKHWDIRIDSKLWSEKHTVQKQLNHRFPHLVDPQTHYGFRFCHQLDFSTSGALCVALNKAAAGQAFHCFKDRTVTKAYLALVRGTVANSRMTLDAAIGKNTTAGKTHMMCVEGTEGCENAKPSQTLLTVLEYGSYEGEPVSKVLLQPLTGRTHQLRVHCSAAGHTIVGDFTYSLGSDDAPYRMMLHAYFLRIPLEHEVIEVTTPDPFVPELDPKWTPETSIQNLESVMTEILTRTKTEEQRREEEKLASEEEKKKRRRKSVEESEEERAQCQQWLSEWTLTD from the exons ATGGAGCCGGCGAGCGTGGAGAACCTGTGCGTGTTGTACCACAGTGCAGATTACCTGGTGTTGAATAAACACTGGGACATTCGCATCGACAGCAAACTGTGGAGTGAAAAGCACACGGTGCAGAAACAACTGAATCACAGATTCCCTCATCTCGTTGACCCTCAAACACACTACGGCTTCAG GTTCTGCCATCAGCTGGACTTTTCCACCAGCGGAGCTTTGTGTGTGGCGCTGAATAAAGCAGCAGCTGGACAAGCGTTTCACTGCTTCAAAGACAGAACAGTAACCAAGGCTTATCTTGCTCTG GTTCGAGGCACTGTGGCCAATAGCAGAATGACCCTGGACGCTGCTATCGGTAAAAACACCACTGCAGGAAAAACACACATGATGTGTGTGGAAGGCACAGAAG GTTGTGAGAATGCCAAGCCCAGCCAAACATTACTGACTGTATTAGAATATGGATCCTATGAGGGAGAGCCTGTTAGTAAAGTTCTTCTGCAGCCTCTTACAG GACGCACACATCAACTCCGAGTGCACTGCAGCGCAGCTGGCCACACCATCGTAGGCGACTTCACTTACAGCCTCGGTTCAGACGACGCTCCGTATCGCATGATGTTGCACGCCTACTTCCTGCGAATCCCTCTGGAGCACGAAGTCATCGAGGTCACAACCCCCGATCCATTCGTTCCTGAACTTGACCCCAAATGGACGCCGGAAACAAGCATTCAGAATCTTGAGAGTGTAATGACTGAAATATTAACCAGGACTAAAACAGAAGAGCAACGAAGAGAGGAGGAAAAGTTAGCAAgtgaagaagagaagaagaaaaggaggaGAAAGAGCGTGGAGGAGAGCGAGGAGGAACGAGCACAGTGTCAGCAGTGGCTTTCTGAATGGACGCTCACTGATTAA
- the ndufab1b gene encoding NADH:ubiquinone oxidoreductase subunit AB1b, protein MASRVLVQCVRSVRLLQHSGVIKSISHRSLSLVAFKQPGKWTEQRRVSVPVLQLCRQYCDSQPLTLQSIEERVMNVLKLYDKIKPETLQSSSHFMKDLGLDSLDQVEIIMAMEDEFGFEIPDAEAEKLMTPAEVVQYIASKKDVNQ, encoded by the exons ATGGCGTCGCGGGTGCTGGTGCAGTGTGTCCGCTCTGTAAGGTTattacagcacagtggtgtCATTAAATCCATCAGCCACAGATCACTGAGTCTGGTTGCGTTTAAACAGCCGGGGAAATGGACAGAGCAGAGACGG GTCTCTGTTCCTGTGCTGCAGCTGTGCCGACAGTATTGTGATTCGCAGCCACTGACCCTGCAGAGCATCGAAGAACGGGTCATGAATGTCCTTAAGCTGTACGACAAGATCAAGCCAGAAACG CTTCAGTCATCTTCCCACTTTATGAAGGATTTGGGGCTGGACAGTTTGGATCAGGTGGAAATCATCATGGCAATGGAAGATGAGTTTG GATTTGAGATACCAGATGCGGAAGCAGAAAAGCTCATGACTCCCGCAGAAGTAGTACAGTACATCGCAAGCAAAAAGGACGTGAACCAATAA